From a region of the Corallococcus coralloides DSM 2259 genome:
- a CDS encoding arylsulfatase — MAKKQGRTPRRIERDTYPRPEHRFPDAKIGMTWKDSEPDSPGFQRAPPGAPNIVLVLLDDVGYAWPSSYGGLVRMPTSERLAKEGLTYCQFHTTALCAPTRAALLTGRNHHSASFGVVGEMATGYPGYSGILSRSCATIAELLAPNGYATGWWGKNHSTPLNQASVAGPFTHWPTRRGFDYFYGFLGGGTDQFYPALYRNTTPVNPTGTPDQGYQLTRDLANDCIAWMRAQKAIAPERPFFVHFAPAAAHGPHQPPLDWRGRNAGRFDMGWDHYREVVYQRQLELGVIAPGTRLTSRPKELPAWDRFDAEAQALLRLQAENYADYLEHCDHEVGRLVHVLEELGEFENTLFLYILGDNGSSAEGSLTGTLNESASMQGIEPPIEASLARMGEWGLPGTTPHYAVGWAWAGDTPFQWMKQVASHFGGTRNGMIVSWPAWIADKGQKRFQFHHVIDVVPTLLEVVGIREPVSVDGVPQKPIEGVSMAYTFDRANAEAKSTRTTQYFEMLGNRALYHDGWTACCRHGRLPWVTRGSASFDEDTWELYHLDEDFSQSEDLAARYPKKLRELQDLFLMEAAKYDVFPLDDRFAERADVTLRPGFFVGRRRLTLYPGMVRLPESSGPQLANVDHAITLHARLPESGAEGVLVCLGGDTAGWSLFMEDGRMRYHYNWFGFERFDVLSGTALPGGEAELRMEFTCETPGRPGGPAVVRLLCNGTVVGEGRIARQVPGYFGLGETLDVGEDTLSPVWPGYRDRLPFRFNGSIDRVELELGEAAPRSMAELLEQQLHQD; from the coding sequence ATGGCGAAGAAGCAGGGGCGCACTCCGAGGCGGATTGAACGGGACACCTACCCGAGGCCCGAGCACCGCTTCCCGGATGCGAAGATCGGGATGACCTGGAAGGACTCGGAACCCGACTCCCCTGGCTTCCAGAGGGCGCCGCCGGGTGCGCCGAACATCGTGCTCGTGCTGCTGGACGACGTGGGCTACGCGTGGCCGAGCAGCTACGGAGGGCTTGTGCGCATGCCCACCTCGGAGCGGCTGGCGAAGGAGGGCCTCACCTACTGCCAGTTCCACACCACCGCGCTCTGCGCGCCCACACGGGCGGCGCTGCTCACCGGCCGCAACCACCACTCGGCTTCCTTCGGGGTGGTGGGGGAGATGGCCACCGGCTACCCGGGCTACAGCGGAATCCTCTCGCGGAGCTGCGCGACCATCGCGGAGCTGCTTGCACCCAACGGCTACGCCACCGGTTGGTGGGGCAAGAACCACTCCACTCCCCTGAACCAGGCCTCCGTCGCGGGGCCCTTCACGCACTGGCCCACCCGGCGCGGCTTCGACTACTTCTACGGGTTCCTCGGGGGAGGGACGGACCAGTTCTATCCGGCGCTCTACCGGAACACGACCCCCGTCAATCCCACGGGCACGCCGGACCAGGGCTACCAGCTCACCCGAGACCTCGCGAACGACTGCATCGCCTGGATGCGAGCGCAGAAGGCCATCGCCCCGGAGCGACCGTTCTTCGTGCACTTTGCCCCCGCCGCGGCGCATGGCCCGCACCAGCCGCCCCTCGACTGGCGCGGGCGAAATGCCGGTCGCTTCGACATGGGCTGGGACCACTACCGCGAAGTCGTCTACCAGCGACAGCTCGAGCTGGGCGTCATCGCTCCGGGCACGAGGCTGACCTCCCGGCCGAAAGAGCTGCCGGCCTGGGACCGCTTCGATGCCGAGGCGCAGGCGCTGCTCCGCCTCCAGGCGGAGAACTACGCGGACTACCTCGAGCACTGCGACCACGAAGTGGGTCGGCTGGTGCACGTCCTCGAGGAGCTGGGAGAATTCGAGAATACGCTCTTCCTCTACATCCTCGGCGACAACGGCTCGAGCGCGGAGGGGTCACTGACCGGGACCCTCAACGAGAGCGCCAGCATGCAGGGCATCGAACCGCCCATCGAGGCGAGTCTCGCGCGGATGGGGGAGTGGGGGCTGCCGGGAACCACGCCGCATTACGCGGTGGGCTGGGCCTGGGCCGGGGACACCCCATTCCAGTGGATGAAGCAGGTGGCGTCCCATTTCGGGGGCACCCGCAACGGGATGATTGTGAGCTGGCCCGCGTGGATCGCCGACAAGGGGCAGAAGCGCTTCCAGTTCCACCACGTCATCGACGTCGTTCCCACCCTCCTCGAAGTCGTCGGAATCCGCGAGCCGGTCAGCGTCGACGGCGTGCCGCAGAAGCCAATCGAAGGCGTGAGCATGGCGTACACCTTCGACCGGGCCAACGCGGAGGCGAAGAGCACGCGCACCACGCAGTACTTCGAGATGCTGGGCAACCGCGCGCTCTATCACGACGGCTGGACTGCCTGCTGCCGGCATGGGCGGCTCCCCTGGGTCACCCGGGGCAGTGCCAGCTTCGATGAGGACACCTGGGAGCTGTACCACCTCGATGAGGACTTCAGTCAGTCCGAGGACCTGGCGGCCCGCTACCCCAAGAAGCTGCGCGAGCTTCAGGACCTGTTCCTGATGGAAGCGGCGAAGTACGACGTGTTCCCGCTGGATGACCGCTTCGCGGAGCGGGCGGATGTGACGTTGCGGCCGGGCTTCTTCGTCGGCCGCAGGCGGCTGACCCTCTACCCGGGCATGGTGCGGCTTCCGGAGAGCAGCGGCCCCCAGCTGGCGAACGTCGACCACGCCATCACCCTCCACGCGCGGCTTCCCGAGAGTGGCGCCGAGGGCGTGCTGGTGTGCCTGGGCGGGGACACCGCGGGATGGAGCCTGTTCATGGAGGACGGGCGGATGCGCTACCACTACAACTGGTTCGGGTTCGAGCGCTTCGACGTCCTCTCCGGGACGGCACTGCCCGGCGGCGAGGCCGAGCTTCGGATGGAGTTCACCTGTGAGACGCCGGGGCGCCCAGGAGGGCCGGCCGTGGTGCGGCTCCTCTGCAACGGCACCGTGGTGGGCGAGGGGCGGATTGCCAGGCAGGTGCCAGGGTACTTCGGCCTCGGTGAGACGCTCGACGTCGGAGAGGACACGCTCTCACCGGTCTGGCCCGGCTACCGCGACCGGTTGCCCTTCCGCTTCAACGGAAGCATCGACCGGGTGGAATTGGAACTCGGCGAGGCAGCGCCACGCAGCATGGCGGAGCTGCTCGAGCAGCAGCTCCATCAGGATTGA
- a CDS encoding MgtC/SapB family protein — MEGLGLELSMLVRLAVAFALGLPVGWERDHRHLSPGLRTFPLVGTGACAFLLIGQHAFPDDARAQGYVFQAVLSGIGFIGGGVIVKGSGQIQGIATAVSIWITAAVGAAVAYRLYGLGTVLSLTTVAALQLLKPLKEHT, encoded by the coding sequence GTGGAAGGACTCGGCCTGGAACTGAGCATGTTGGTTCGCCTCGCGGTGGCGTTCGCGCTGGGGCTGCCCGTGGGTTGGGAGCGAGACCACCGGCATCTCTCGCCCGGATTGCGCACGTTTCCGCTCGTCGGCACGGGAGCGTGTGCATTCCTGCTCATCGGCCAGCATGCCTTCCCCGACGACGCGCGCGCTCAGGGCTATGTCTTTCAGGCCGTGTTGAGCGGCATTGGCTTCATCGGAGGCGGTGTCATCGTCAAGGGCAGTGGACAGATCCAGGGGATCGCGACCGCCGTGAGCATCTGGATTACCGCCGCGGTCGGAGCTGCTGTCGCCTATCGGCTCTATGGGCTCGGCACGGTTCTGTCGCTCACGACCGTGGCTGCCCTGCAGCTGCTCAAGCCGCTCAAGGAACACACTTGA
- the hrpA gene encoding ATP-dependent RNA helicase HrpA translates to MSGDSPVPSPGGLPTLHFPPELPISSRVEDITAAISAHQVVIVAGATGSGKTTQLPKILLAMGRGRPRQIAVTQPRRIAATSVAARVAREVGTELGTDVGYQIRFEDRSSRQTAVKFMTDGVLLAQIHSDPLLKRYDTIVLDEAHERSLTIDFLLGWLKRILPRRPDLKVVVSSATIETERFSQFFGGAPVIQVEGRTFPVDVLYEPPPEDDELADSVADAVANVISLDPNGDVLVFLPGEREIREAENALNARELRGTVVQPLYARLSASEQSRVFATIPQRRIILATNVAETSVTIPGIVYVVDTGVARLSRYDPRSGTTRLHIEPVSQASADQRKGRCGRVREGICVRLYDEVSFTTRPAFTDPEIKRTGLAGVILRMKSLGLGDVEDFPFLDPPQPRAIAEGWRVLEELGAIEGKERTLTPLGHQLARFPVDPRIARMILAGADYGCLEEVLIVAAALNLQDPRERPRELAQKADELHRRFRDEHSDFAGLLKLWAFVREAEERGTSHLRRVCRDNFLSFLRVREWRDVQRQLEETVRELRLPRKGRGAPTRGDALHQALLTGLLSRIGQWNPEQRHYVGAKQTRFTVHPSSALAKKPPAWAMTFELVETSQLFARTVAKLDPEWLAPAAPHLLKRSYSDPHWSEKSARAIVKENATLFGIQVFKERPVPLASMDPARARLMFLEHALVRGEYRTRGAFQEKNQKVLDRVARLRDKARRSELLDSEALLTFFDQRVPADVTDGAGFEAWRRKAEAADPDVLVLSMEDALSHDPGLSPAHYPDTITLHGASVPVTYTFDPSAEDDGITLSVPLLLLAQLVPGELDWTIPGWQREKLTALLEQVPRAQRKQLGPVPELVDRLQKELVPFRGPMIPALARAVSRLCGMDVPEESFRADAVVPYLRLTLRVLDERGKELAKSRDVDALLEQHGGHARAALRSAAPASDWERKGLTAWTFGELPPFVTRRVGGLEVRTYPALVDRGATVDLTLLETSAAADAATRTGVRRLLMLAARGHVAVSAARMPPPFPSLDGAPPARGKADAFRALVLARSVDDAFKLAPGAPLPRTKAAFEALVHEGSPRIEREARDWTNAVVVTSSELAATLAALKTASKGPSGAAAVRDIRSQLGQLFPANLIEWIPLVRLLHYPRYLRAVQARLSRAVANPGKDAGKAAPFLPLWESFLAKSATARDQEAAQELRWAFEELRVAIFAPEVTTPVSVTVAKVGAALAALR, encoded by the coding sequence ATGTCCGGCGACTCACCCGTCCCCTCCCCCGGCGGCTTGCCCACCCTGCACTTCCCCCCCGAGCTCCCCATCTCGAGCCGGGTGGAGGACATCACCGCGGCCATCTCCGCCCACCAGGTGGTCATCGTCGCGGGGGCCACCGGCTCGGGGAAGACGACGCAGCTGCCGAAGATCCTGCTCGCCATGGGGCGCGGCCGCCCGCGTCAGATTGCCGTCACCCAGCCCCGGCGTATCGCCGCGACGAGCGTGGCGGCGCGCGTGGCACGCGAGGTCGGCACGGAGCTGGGCACGGACGTCGGCTACCAGATTCGCTTCGAGGACCGCTCGTCCCGGCAGACGGCCGTGAAGTTCATGACCGACGGCGTGCTGCTCGCGCAGATCCACAGCGACCCGCTCCTGAAGCGCTACGACACCATCGTGCTCGACGAGGCCCACGAGCGCAGCCTCACCATCGACTTCCTGCTCGGATGGCTCAAGCGCATCCTCCCCCGGCGCCCCGACCTCAAGGTGGTGGTGAGCTCGGCCACCATCGAGACCGAGCGCTTCTCGCAGTTCTTCGGGGGCGCTCCGGTCATCCAGGTAGAGGGCCGGACCTTTCCGGTGGACGTGCTCTACGAGCCGCCCCCCGAGGACGACGAGCTCGCCGACTCCGTCGCCGATGCGGTGGCGAACGTGATCTCGCTCGACCCGAACGGGGACGTCCTCGTGTTCCTCCCCGGGGAGCGGGAGATCCGCGAGGCCGAGAACGCCCTGAACGCGCGCGAGCTCCGCGGCACGGTGGTGCAGCCCCTGTATGCGCGCCTGTCCGCCTCCGAGCAGTCGCGCGTCTTCGCCACCATCCCCCAGCGACGGATCATCCTCGCCACCAACGTCGCGGAGACGTCGGTCACCATCCCGGGGATTGTCTACGTCGTGGATACGGGCGTGGCGCGCCTGTCGCGCTACGACCCACGCTCGGGCACCACGCGCCTGCACATCGAGCCGGTCTCCCAGGCCAGCGCCGACCAGCGCAAGGGGCGCTGCGGACGCGTGCGCGAGGGCATCTGCGTGCGCCTCTACGACGAGGTGAGCTTCACCACGCGGCCCGCCTTCACCGACCCGGAGATCAAGCGCACCGGGCTCGCGGGGGTCATCCTGCGGATGAAGTCCCTCGGACTTGGTGACGTCGAGGACTTCCCCTTCCTCGACCCGCCCCAGCCGCGGGCCATCGCCGAGGGCTGGCGGGTGCTCGAGGAACTCGGGGCCATCGAGGGCAAGGAGCGCACCCTGACGCCGCTCGGGCACCAGCTCGCGCGCTTCCCGGTGGACCCGCGCATCGCTCGGATGATTCTCGCCGGCGCCGATTACGGGTGCCTGGAAGAGGTGCTCATCGTCGCCGCGGCGCTCAACCTGCAGGACCCGCGCGAGCGGCCCCGGGAGCTCGCACAGAAGGCGGACGAGCTGCACCGGCGCTTCCGTGACGAGCACTCGGACTTTGCGGGGCTGCTCAAGCTGTGGGCGTTCGTGCGAGAGGCCGAGGAGCGGGGGACGTCCCATCTGCGGCGCGTGTGCCGGGACAACTTCCTGTCCTTCCTGCGGGTGCGCGAGTGGCGGGACGTCCAGCGCCAGCTCGAGGAGACCGTCCGCGAGCTGCGCCTGCCGCGCAAGGGCCGGGGCGCCCCGACGCGCGGGGACGCCCTGCACCAGGCGCTGCTCACCGGGCTCCTGTCCCGCATCGGCCAGTGGAATCCGGAGCAGCGCCACTACGTGGGCGCGAAGCAGACGCGCTTCACGGTCCACCCCTCGTCGGCGCTCGCGAAGAAGCCCCCTGCCTGGGCGATGACGTTCGAGCTCGTGGAGACGTCCCAGCTGTTCGCGCGCACCGTGGCGAAGCTCGACCCGGAGTGGCTCGCGCCCGCGGCCCCCCACCTGCTCAAGCGCAGCTACTCCGACCCCCACTGGTCGGAAAAGTCCGCGCGCGCCATCGTGAAGGAGAACGCGACCCTCTTCGGGATCCAGGTCTTCAAGGAGCGCCCCGTGCCCCTGGCCAGCATGGACCCGGCCCGCGCACGGCTGATGTTCCTCGAGCATGCCCTGGTGCGCGGCGAGTACCGCACCCGCGGGGCGTTCCAGGAGAAGAACCAGAAGGTTCTCGATCGCGTGGCGCGCCTGCGGGACAAGGCCCGGCGCAGCGAGCTGCTCGACAGCGAGGCGCTGCTGACGTTCTTCGACCAGCGCGTCCCGGCGGACGTGACGGACGGAGCGGGCTTCGAGGCCTGGCGCCGCAAGGCCGAGGCGGCCGATCCCGACGTGCTCGTCCTCTCGATGGAGGATGCCCTCTCGCACGACCCGGGCCTGTCCCCGGCGCACTACCCGGACACCATCACCCTGCACGGTGCGTCCGTACCGGTGACGTACACCTTCGACCCCTCGGCCGAGGACGACGGCATCACCCTGAGCGTGCCGCTGCTGCTGCTCGCCCAGCTCGTCCCCGGTGAGCTCGACTGGACCATCCCCGGGTGGCAGCGGGAGAAGCTCACCGCCCTGCTCGAGCAGGTCCCCCGAGCCCAGCGCAAGCAGCTGGGGCCGGTGCCGGAGCTGGTCGACCGTCTCCAGAAGGAACTGGTGCCCTTCCGCGGGCCGATGATTCCAGCGCTCGCGCGTGCGGTGTCCCGGTTGTGCGGCATGGACGTGCCCGAGGAGTCCTTCCGGGCGGATGCCGTGGTGCCGTACCTGCGCCTCACGCTCCGGGTGCTCGACGAGCGGGGAAAGGAGCTCGCGAAAAGCCGCGACGTCGACGCACTGCTCGAACAGCACGGGGGACATGCACGGGCGGCGCTGCGCAGCGCGGCACCGGCTTCGGACTGGGAGCGCAAGGGGCTGACGGCCTGGACCTTCGGCGAGCTGCCCCCCTTTGTTACCCGACGGGTCGGCGGGCTCGAGGTCCGCACCTATCCCGCGCTCGTCGACCGGGGCGCTACCGTGGACCTGACGCTGCTCGAGACCTCCGCCGCCGCCGACGCGGCCACGCGCACGGGGGTCCGCCGGCTCCTGATGCTCGCCGCGCGCGGACACGTGGCCGTCAGCGCCGCGCGCATGCCGCCGCCCTTCCCGTCCCTGGACGGCGCACCGCCCGCGAGGGGCAAGGCCGACGCCTTCCGGGCACTCGTCCTCGCACGCAGCGTCGACGATGCGTTCAAGCTCGCACCGGGTGCGCCGCTGCCCCGCACGAAGGCGGCCTTCGAGGCGCTGGTCCATGAGGGCTCACCGCGCATCGAGCGTGAGGCGCGGGACTGGACGAACGCCGTCGTCGTCACCTCCTCGGAGCTCGCTGCGACGCTCGCCGCACTCAAGACAGCCTCCAAGGGGCCGAGCGGCGCGGCGGCCGTGCGGGACATCCGCTCGCAGCTCGGGCAACTGTTCCCCGCGAACCTCATCGAGTGGATTCCCCTCGTGCGACTGCTGCACTACCCGCGCTACCTCCGCGCGGTCCAGGCACGGCTGTCACGTGCGGTGGCGAACCCCGGCAAGGACGCAGGGAAGGCCGCGCCCTTCCTCCCCCTGTGGGAGTCCTTCCTCGCAAAGAGCGCCACCGCGCGTGACCAGGAGGCGGCGCAGGAGCTGCGGTGGGCCTTCGAGGAGCTGCGCGTGGCCATCTTCGCTCCGGAGGTGACGACGCCCGTGTCGGTGACGGTGGCGAAGGTCGGCGCGGCCCTCGCGGCGCTGCGCTAG
- a CDS encoding glutathione S-transferase family protein, which produces MKLFFHPLSGNSRRVLLVAAHLDIPLERIVVDLTTGKQREASYLGINPNGRVPVLDDGGFVLWESRAIMVYLAEKTPGQTLLPTDAQGRADVNRWLFWCSAHMAPANTVLVQENFVKQRTGRGPPDPAEVARGEALFAQTAPVLDSHLAGRTWVTQERLTLADLSLAASFALAGPARLPIEGYANLRAWLGRVQELEAWQRTAPPMPPPAARS; this is translated from the coding sequence TTGAAGCTCTTCTTCCACCCCCTGTCCGGAAACTCGCGCCGCGTGCTGCTCGTGGCCGCCCACCTCGACATTCCCCTTGAGCGCATCGTGGTGGATCTCACCACGGGCAAGCAGCGCGAGGCGTCGTATCTGGGCATCAACCCCAACGGGCGCGTCCCCGTCCTGGACGACGGCGGCTTCGTGCTCTGGGAGTCGCGCGCCATCATGGTGTACCTCGCGGAGAAGACGCCGGGGCAGACCCTGCTCCCGACGGACGCGCAGGGCCGCGCCGACGTGAACCGCTGGCTGTTCTGGTGCTCGGCCCACATGGCCCCGGCGAACACCGTGCTCGTCCAGGAGAACTTCGTGAAGCAGCGCACCGGCCGCGGGCCGCCGGACCCCGCCGAGGTCGCGCGCGGCGAGGCCCTCTTCGCGCAGACCGCGCCCGTGCTGGACTCGCACCTGGCGGGCAGGACGTGGGTGACTCAGGAGCGCCTGACGCTCGCGGACCTCTCGCTCGCCGCGTCGTTCGCCCTCGCGGGCCCGGCGCGTCTACCCATCGAAGGCTACGCGAACCTCCGGGCCTGGCTGGGGCGCGTGCAGGAACTGGAAGCGTGGCAGCGCACTGCGCCCCCCATGCCGCCGCCGGCCGCCCGGAGCTGA
- a CDS encoding PHB depolymerase family esterase has product MHGRGIRRLGWFTHVPGFRVAALAVAAAVGCGPLGAEAPDTGVPQVEQVEQGLTQVTGFGSNPGNLQMFRQVPAGMPAHAPLVVVLHGCTQNAAGVEPGGWTAASNVYKFYVVYAQQPSSNNPTSCFNWFEPGDIARGAGEALSIKQMVDAMKAAYSIDPARVFVTGFSAGGFMVPAMLATYPDVFAAGAINSGGPYRCANSMTEGFSCMSPGVSKTPAAWADLVRNAYPGYTGPWPRVSIWHGTNDFTVRPSNLTESMKQWTQVHGIDQTPDTTDTVGGFPHKVYRDSAGTALVETYELTGMGHAVPVDPQYSFPGSSTACGATGAYQSDVNLCGVYHQALFFGLTEASTPPDDTTAPTVNVTAPVSGATVSGTVTVTASASDNVGVTRVDFYVDGNLVGTASTAPHAFSWDTTTVANGSHVLGARAFDAAGNSALDADTSVAVSNSGTTPTMVSFTSIAAEDGYVKANADGSAAELGTLTGLALGRGVDGKHNRSLLSFDTSSLPDTASITQAFLTLSYASGSGDPWASPAGNTLVIDVATGTFNAAATETGDWAAPATASAVAGVAKFTAGTIRSTDFSGAGTSAVNTRGRTQLRLRFAQNPAATAYLFVKDGANATLTVVYTP; this is encoded by the coding sequence ATGCACGGTCGAGGCATTCGTCGTCTTGGGTGGTTCACGCACGTCCCCGGGTTTCGCGTCGCGGCGTTGGCCGTCGCGGCGGCCGTAGGCTGCGGCCCGCTGGGAGCCGAAGCGCCGGACACCGGCGTCCCCCAGGTCGAGCAGGTGGAGCAGGGGCTGACGCAGGTGACGGGCTTCGGGTCCAACCCTGGCAACCTCCAGATGTTCCGGCAGGTGCCCGCGGGAATGCCAGCCCATGCACCGCTGGTGGTGGTGTTGCACGGGTGCACGCAGAACGCCGCGGGCGTGGAGCCCGGTGGGTGGACCGCGGCGTCGAACGTCTACAAGTTCTACGTCGTCTACGCGCAGCAGCCGAGCAGCAACAACCCCACCAGCTGCTTCAACTGGTTCGAGCCGGGGGACATCGCGCGCGGCGCGGGTGAGGCGCTGTCCATCAAGCAGATGGTGGACGCCATGAAGGCCGCCTACTCCATCGACCCGGCGCGGGTGTTCGTCACGGGTTTCTCCGCGGGAGGCTTCATGGTTCCCGCCATGTTGGCCACCTACCCGGACGTCTTCGCGGCGGGCGCCATCAACTCGGGCGGCCCGTACCGGTGCGCCAACTCCATGACCGAGGGCTTCAGCTGCATGAGCCCCGGCGTCAGCAAGACGCCCGCGGCGTGGGCGGACCTCGTGCGCAACGCCTACCCGGGCTACACGGGGCCCTGGCCGCGCGTCTCCATCTGGCATGGCACGAATGACTTCACGGTGAGGCCCTCCAACCTCACCGAGTCCATGAAGCAGTGGACCCAGGTGCACGGAATCGATCAGACGCCGGACACGACGGACACCGTGGGGGGCTTCCCGCACAAGGTGTACCGGGACAGCGCGGGCACGGCGCTGGTGGAGACCTATGAGCTCACCGGCATGGGTCACGCCGTCCCGGTGGATCCGCAGTACAGCTTTCCGGGGAGCAGCACCGCCTGTGGCGCGACGGGCGCGTACCAGTCCGACGTGAACCTCTGTGGCGTGTATCACCAGGCGCTCTTCTTCGGGCTCACGGAAGCCAGCACTCCGCCGGATGACACCACCGCGCCCACGGTGAACGTGACGGCGCCCGTCTCTGGCGCCACGGTGAGTGGCACCGTGACGGTGACCGCGAGCGCTTCCGACAATGTCGGCGTCACGCGGGTGGACTTCTACGTGGATGGGAACCTCGTGGGCACGGCCAGCACGGCGCCCCATGCGTTCAGCTGGGACACCACGACGGTCGCCAACGGCTCGCATGTGCTGGGAGCCCGGGCGTTCGATGCGGCGGGGAACTCCGCGCTGGACGCGGACACGTCCGTCGCCGTGAGCAACAGCGGGACGACGCCGACGATGGTCAGCTTCACCAGCATCGCGGCGGAGGATGGCTACGTGAAGGCGAACGCGGACGGGAGCGCGGCGGAGCTCGGGACGCTCACGGGCCTGGCGTTGGGACGGGGGGTGGACGGCAAGCACAACCGCTCCCTGCTGTCGTTCGACACGTCCAGCCTGCCGGACACCGCCAGCATCACCCAGGCGTTCCTGACGCTCTCCTACGCGTCCGGCTCCGGAGACCCCTGGGCCAGCCCGGCGGGCAACACGCTCGTCATCGACGTGGCCACGGGCACCTTCAACGCGGCCGCGACGGAGACGGGCGACTGGGCCGCCCCTGCGACCGCGAGCGCCGTGGCGGGCGTCGCGAAGTTCACCGCGGGCACCATCCGCTCCACGGACTTCTCGGGGGCGGGGACGTCCGCCGTCAACACGCGGGGCCGGACGCAGCTGCGCCTGCGCTTCGCCCAGAATCCCGCGGCGACGGCCTACCTCTTCGTGAAGGACGGTGCGAACGCCACGCTCACCGTCGTCTACACCCCGTAG
- a CDS encoding alpha/beta fold hydrolase, translating to MSPFRALKALLLVAGLGSSTGCVRSYASAPPLAFQDLDYASPGAKEPWPLKRLALPETAATYRMARVPEMAYVELPAAPGARTVVLIHGLGSYLKFWSAQIDALQRAGYHVIAVDLPGYGKSDKPGSFPYTMEAMADAVRELTRSLGVEHPILVGHSMGGQTALSYAIRYPDEPSGLVLVSPAGFEKFSQKEKDWFARVMSTEFIKTAPEYGIWGSVRQANFQHWRPELEWLIEERVRLAKSPEFDAYAYANVRSVRGLANDDFVRDNLHRITAPTIILFGEADRLIPNPFLHGGFPRDIFEYGHARIPGSKLVGLEGCGHTVQLDCPVPFNAALEAFLKSLPEARAPEP from the coding sequence ATGAGCCCCTTCCGCGCCCTCAAGGCCCTGCTGCTCGTGGCGGGGCTGGGTTCCTCCACCGGCTGCGTGCGCTCGTACGCCAGCGCGCCGCCGCTGGCGTTCCAGGACCTGGACTACGCGTCGCCTGGGGCGAAGGAGCCCTGGCCGCTGAAGCGGCTGGCCCTGCCCGAGACGGCGGCCACCTACCGCATGGCGCGCGTGCCAGAGATGGCCTACGTGGAGCTGCCCGCCGCGCCCGGCGCGCGCACCGTGGTGCTCATCCATGGCCTGGGCAGCTACCTGAAGTTCTGGAGCGCGCAAATCGACGCGCTCCAGCGCGCGGGCTACCACGTCATCGCGGTGGACCTGCCCGGGTATGGCAAGTCCGACAAGCCCGGCTCCTTTCCGTACACCATGGAGGCCATGGCGGACGCGGTGCGTGAGCTGACGCGGAGCCTGGGCGTCGAGCATCCCATCCTGGTGGGCCACTCCATGGGAGGGCAGACGGCGCTGTCGTATGCCATCCGCTACCCGGACGAGCCCTCCGGGCTGGTGCTGGTGTCGCCCGCGGGCTTCGAGAAGTTCTCCCAGAAGGAGAAGGACTGGTTCGCGCGGGTGATGAGCACGGAGTTCATCAAGACCGCACCCGAGTACGGCATCTGGGGCAGCGTGCGGCAGGCCAACTTCCAGCACTGGCGGCCGGAGCTGGAGTGGCTCATCGAGGAGCGCGTGCGGCTGGCGAAGTCGCCCGAGTTCGACGCGTATGCCTATGCCAACGTGCGCTCGGTGCGGGGGCTCGCCAACGACGACTTCGTGCGCGACAACCTCCACCGCATCACCGCCCCCACCATCATCCTCTTCGGGGAAGCGGACCGCCTGATTCCCAACCCGTTCCTGCACGGTGGCTTCCCGCGGGACATCTTCGAATACGGCCACGCGCGCATCCCGGGCTCGAAGCTGGTGGGATTGGAAGGGTGTGGCCACACGGTGCAGCTCGACTGCCCGGTGCCGTTCAACGCGGCGCTGGAGGCGTTCCTCAAGAGCCTGCCGGAGGCCAGGGCACCCGAACCCTAG
- a CDS encoding DNRLRE domain-containing protein has product MITRCGEPAVPDREPQPGPPEASAPENAGTTDAGPGQPLPDASTPDAGTLDADPPDAGPAPGPRDAGSGAPWDAEATGSGTRHLLVLPSADMTVASTSPSTPLGTQPTLRVKGGEDAYSQVQFDVPTFQGAAARAVLWLHVLEGDAAPGLYLNVNRWDEQTATWDGRAFNIAQVRLEGRPVTAGAWLGHDVTAVVHSGEALNFGLLGYSSGNTVFASREHPDASLRPRLSIQVDPSVSAPVGPSSG; this is encoded by the coding sequence GTGATCACCCGCTGTGGGGAACCCGCGGTCCCGGACCGGGAGCCGCAGCCGGGCCCACCGGAGGCCAGCGCCCCGGAGAACGCGGGAACAACGGACGCGGGCCCCGGGCAACCCCTCCCGGATGCGAGCACGCCGGATGCGGGCACGCTGGACGCGGACCCGCCGGACGCGGGTCCGGCTCCAGGGCCGAGGGACGCCGGGAGCGGGGCGCCATGGGACGCGGAGGCGACGGGCTCCGGAACCCGGCACCTGCTGGTGCTTCCCAGCGCGGACATGACCGTGGCGTCAACGTCGCCGTCCACGCCCCTGGGGACCCAGCCCACCCTGCGCGTGAAGGGTGGCGAGGACGCATACAGCCAGGTGCAGTTCGACGTGCCCACGTTCCAGGGCGCGGCGGCGCGCGCGGTGCTGTGGCTCCATGTCCTGGAGGGCGACGCGGCGCCCGGGCTCTACCTCAACGTCAATCGTTGGGACGAGCAGACGGCGACGTGGGATGGACGTGCCTTCAACATCGCGCAGGTGCGCCTGGAGGGACGTCCCGTCACGGCGGGAGCATGGCTTGGCCATGACGTCACGGCGGTGGTGCACAGTGGGGAAGCACTCAACTTCGGGCTGCTCGGGTACTCGAGCGGAAACACGGTCTTTGCTTCGCGCGAGCACCCGGACGCATCGCTGCGTCCCCGGCTGAGCATCCAGGTGGATCCGTCGGTGAGTGCCCCCGTGGGCCCTTCGAGCGGCTGA